Proteins from a genomic interval of Thunnus thynnus chromosome 5, fThuThy2.1, whole genome shotgun sequence:
- the lactb gene encoding serine beta-lactamase-like protein LACTB, mitochondrial isoform X1, translating to MSRLFMPNRFCAKCSLLPTREPALLTLRAGARVKQQQADKRSVFIQQQRHYVGGSNTAFSKYRSKSRIWLCGVGVGIALAVGLKYRADTANSSCDDKVTVSQRTDRYSAAIKESRDLVERIQVGIEAEVGAPGLVVGVSVDGAQIWSEGFGYADLENRVPCRPETVMRIASISKPLTSAAAARLCEEGKLDLDVPVQKYVPEFPQKQFDGQHVTITPRMILSHLSGIRHYEKDAKKVREDKEKAKRLLKPPVKEKDDEKNSSENKEKPTKEQNTKGKEATQAQKKKEFEHEEYYLKDNFESVTQALDLFKDDPLIFKPGTTFLYSTHAFTLLSAVMEQAAGQRFLDLMMNMFREVGMLNTVPDENEPIIYHRSRFYHLNKRGRVVNCPYVDNSYKWAGGGFLSTVGDLLLFGNALLYSYQVAHLKDTEGLLPGFLKPKTALDLWAAVDRTEASWDKDGRYAQGWLVVEELQKYGQCRKRRHYVSHTGGAVGASSVLLVLPSEETVQCHGQTPLLPQGVVVTIITNMQSVGLNSTALKIAHEFDKARSL from the exons ATGTCACGGTTGTTTATGCCAAATCGTTTCTGTGCCAAATGTAGCCTGCTGCCAACGCGCGAGCCGGCTTTGTTGACACTGCGAGCCGGAGCGCgagtcaaacagcagcaggcagatAAACGGAGTGTTTTTATCCAACAACAAAGACATTATGTCGGAGGGTCAAACACAGCCTTTTCTAAATACAGGTCAAAGTCCAGGATATGGCTGTGTGGGGTCGGTGTGGGGATTGCTTTGGCTGTCGGACTGAAATACCGTGCAGACACAGCGAATAGTTCCTGTGATGATAAAGTGACAGTTTCACAGAGGACTGATCGGTACAGCGCTGCCATTAAAGAGAGCAGAGACCTTGTGGAGCGGATACAGGTAGGCATAGAG GCTGAGGTCGGGGCTCCAGGGCTGGTGGTTGGGGTCTCTGTGGATGGTGCTCAGATCTGGAGTGAAG GGTTCGGTTACGCTGATTTGGAGAATCGTGTGCCATGCAGACCAGAAACCGTGATGCGAATCGCCAGCATCAGTAAGCCCCTCacatctgcagctgctgcacgACTGTGTGAGGAGGGAAAACTAGATCTTGACGTCCCAGTCCAGAAATATGTCCCCGAGTTTCCCCAAAAACAGTTTGATGGACAGCAT GTCACAATAACCCCTCGTATGATTCTGTCCCACCTAAGCGGTATACGGCATTACGAGAAGGATGCAAAGAAAGTGAGGGAGGACAAGGAGAAAGCCAAGCGACTTTTGAAGCCacctgtgaaagagaaagatgatgAAAAGAACTCGtctgaaaacaaagagaaaccCACAAAAGAACAGAACACAAAAGGCAAAGAAGCCACCCAGGCtcagaagaaaaaagagttTGAGCACGAAGAGTACTACTTAAAGGACAACTTTGAAAGTGTCACTCAGGCCTTGGACCTCTTCAAGGATGACCCACTCATTTTCAAACCTG GCACTACTTTTCTCTACTCCACCCATGCATTCACCCTACTTAGTGCTGTCATGGAGCAGGCTGCCGGCCAGCGCTTCCTGGATCTTATGATGAACATGTTCCGTGAAGTGGGAATGCTCAATACTGTGCCTGATGAGAATGAACCTATTATTTACCACCGTTCCAG ATTTTATCATCTCAACAAGAGAGGACGTGTTGTGAACTGCCCATACGTAGACAACTCTTACAAGTGGGCGGGAGGCGGCTTCCTTTCCACTGTGGGagacctgctgctgtttggtaACGCTCTACTCTACAGCTACCAGGTGGCCCACCTGAAGGACACTGAAGGTTTGCTGCCAGGCTTCCTCAAACCCAAAACCGCCCTGGATCTCTGGGCAGCAGTTGACAGGACAGAGGCCAGCTGGGATAAGGATGGACGGTATGCCCAAGGCTGGCTGGTAGTGGAGGAACTGCAGAAATACGGCCAGTGCAGGAAGCGCAGGCACTATGTGTCGCACACAGGAGGCGCTGTGGGGGCTAGCAGTGTCCTCCTGGTGTTACCCAGTGAAGAGACAGTCCAATGCCATGGACagacccccctcctcccacaaGGGGTAGTGGTCACCATCATCACTAACATGCAGTCTGTGGGACTCAACAGCACAGCGCTGAAAATTGCACATGAGTTTGACAAAGCCAGAAGCCTGTAA
- the lactb gene encoding serine beta-lactamase-like protein LACTB, mitochondrial isoform X2 has protein sequence MSRLFMPNRFCAKCSLLPTREPALLTLRAGARVKQQQADKRSVFIQQQRHYVGGSNTAFSKYRSKSRIWLCGVGVGIALAVGLKYRADTANSSCDDKVTVSQRTDRYSAAIKESRDLVERIQAEVGAPGLVVGVSVDGAQIWSEGFGYADLENRVPCRPETVMRIASISKPLTSAAAARLCEEGKLDLDVPVQKYVPEFPQKQFDGQHVTITPRMILSHLSGIRHYEKDAKKVREDKEKAKRLLKPPVKEKDDEKNSSENKEKPTKEQNTKGKEATQAQKKKEFEHEEYYLKDNFESVTQALDLFKDDPLIFKPGTTFLYSTHAFTLLSAVMEQAAGQRFLDLMMNMFREVGMLNTVPDENEPIIYHRSRFYHLNKRGRVVNCPYVDNSYKWAGGGFLSTVGDLLLFGNALLYSYQVAHLKDTEGLLPGFLKPKTALDLWAAVDRTEASWDKDGRYAQGWLVVEELQKYGQCRKRRHYVSHTGGAVGASSVLLVLPSEETVQCHGQTPLLPQGVVVTIITNMQSVGLNSTALKIAHEFDKARSL, from the exons ATGTCACGGTTGTTTATGCCAAATCGTTTCTGTGCCAAATGTAGCCTGCTGCCAACGCGCGAGCCGGCTTTGTTGACACTGCGAGCCGGAGCGCgagtcaaacagcagcaggcagatAAACGGAGTGTTTTTATCCAACAACAAAGACATTATGTCGGAGGGTCAAACACAGCCTTTTCTAAATACAGGTCAAAGTCCAGGATATGGCTGTGTGGGGTCGGTGTGGGGATTGCTTTGGCTGTCGGACTGAAATACCGTGCAGACACAGCGAATAGTTCCTGTGATGATAAAGTGACAGTTTCACAGAGGACTGATCGGTACAGCGCTGCCATTAAAGAGAGCAGAGACCTTGTGGAGCGGATACAG GCTGAGGTCGGGGCTCCAGGGCTGGTGGTTGGGGTCTCTGTGGATGGTGCTCAGATCTGGAGTGAAG GGTTCGGTTACGCTGATTTGGAGAATCGTGTGCCATGCAGACCAGAAACCGTGATGCGAATCGCCAGCATCAGTAAGCCCCTCacatctgcagctgctgcacgACTGTGTGAGGAGGGAAAACTAGATCTTGACGTCCCAGTCCAGAAATATGTCCCCGAGTTTCCCCAAAAACAGTTTGATGGACAGCAT GTCACAATAACCCCTCGTATGATTCTGTCCCACCTAAGCGGTATACGGCATTACGAGAAGGATGCAAAGAAAGTGAGGGAGGACAAGGAGAAAGCCAAGCGACTTTTGAAGCCacctgtgaaagagaaagatgatgAAAAGAACTCGtctgaaaacaaagagaaaccCACAAAAGAACAGAACACAAAAGGCAAAGAAGCCACCCAGGCtcagaagaaaaaagagttTGAGCACGAAGAGTACTACTTAAAGGACAACTTTGAAAGTGTCACTCAGGCCTTGGACCTCTTCAAGGATGACCCACTCATTTTCAAACCTG GCACTACTTTTCTCTACTCCACCCATGCATTCACCCTACTTAGTGCTGTCATGGAGCAGGCTGCCGGCCAGCGCTTCCTGGATCTTATGATGAACATGTTCCGTGAAGTGGGAATGCTCAATACTGTGCCTGATGAGAATGAACCTATTATTTACCACCGTTCCAG ATTTTATCATCTCAACAAGAGAGGACGTGTTGTGAACTGCCCATACGTAGACAACTCTTACAAGTGGGCGGGAGGCGGCTTCCTTTCCACTGTGGGagacctgctgctgtttggtaACGCTCTACTCTACAGCTACCAGGTGGCCCACCTGAAGGACACTGAAGGTTTGCTGCCAGGCTTCCTCAAACCCAAAACCGCCCTGGATCTCTGGGCAGCAGTTGACAGGACAGAGGCCAGCTGGGATAAGGATGGACGGTATGCCCAAGGCTGGCTGGTAGTGGAGGAACTGCAGAAATACGGCCAGTGCAGGAAGCGCAGGCACTATGTGTCGCACACAGGAGGCGCTGTGGGGGCTAGCAGTGTCCTCCTGGTGTTACCCAGTGAAGAGACAGTCCAATGCCATGGACagacccccctcctcccacaaGGGGTAGTGGTCACCATCATCACTAACATGCAGTCTGTGGGACTCAACAGCACAGCGCTGAAAATTGCACATGAGTTTGACAAAGCCAGAAGCCTGTAA
- the LOC137183049 gene encoding tropomyosin alpha-1 chain-like isoform X2 — MEAIKKKMQMLKLDKENALDRAEQSESDKKAAEDRTKQLEDDLVAMQKRLKGTEDELEKYSGNLKDAQEKLEVAEKSATDAEGDVASLNRRIQLVEEELDRAQERLATALTKLEEAEKAADESERGMKVIENRNMKDEEKMEMQDVQLKEAKNIAEEADRKYEEVARKLVVIESDLERTEERAELSESKCSELEEESKTVTNNLKSLEAQAEKYTQKEDKYEEEIKVLTDKLKEAETRAEFAERSVAKLEKTIDDLEEKLSHAKEENLDMHQMLDQTLMELNDL, encoded by the exons ATGGAGGCCATTAAGAAGAAGATGCAGATGCTCAAGCTCGACAAGGAGAATGCCTTGGACAGAGCTGAGCAGTCTGAGTCAGACAAGAAAGCAGCAGAAGACAGAACCAAACAG CTTGAGGATGATTTGGTTGCTATGCAGAAGAGGCTGAAGGGAACTGAGGATGAGTTGGAGAAGTACTCTGGTAATCTTAAGGATGCCCAGGAGAAACTTGAGGTGGCTGAGAAGAGTGCCACCGAT GCTGAGGGAGATGTCGCTTCCCTTAACAGACGTATCCAGCTGGTTGAGGAGGAGTTGGATCGTGCTCAGGAGCGTCTGGCCACTGCCCTGACCAAGCTGGAGGAGGCTGAGAAGGCTGCTGATGAGAGTGAGAG AGGCATGAAGGTCATAGAGAACAGGAACATGAAGGACGAGGAGAAGATGGAGATGCAAGACGTCCAGCTGAAGGAGGCCAAGAACATCGCTGAGGAGGCTGACCGCAAATATGAGGAG GTGGCTCGTAAGCTGGTCGTCATTGAGAGTGACCTGGAGCGTACAGAGGAGCGCGCTGAGCTGTCAGAAAG CAAATGCTCTGAGCTTGAGGAGGAGTCGAAAACCGTGACCAACAACCTGAAGTCACTGGAGGCCCAGGCTGAGAAG TacacacagaaggaggacaAATATGAGGAGGAGATCAAGGTCCTCACTGACAAGCTGAAGGAG GCTGAGACTCGTGCTGAGTTCGCTGAGAGATCAGTAGCTAAGCTTGAGAAGACCATTGATGACTTGGAAG AGAAACTGTCACATGCTAAAGAAGAGAACCTCGATATGCACCAGATGCTGGACCAGACTCTAATGGAACTGAATGATTTGTGA
- the LOC137183049 gene encoding tropomyosin alpha-1 chain-like isoform X4 codes for MEAIKKKMQMLKLDKENALDRAEQSESDKKAAEDRTKQLDDELRELEKKLRLTEDERDKVFEEFQTAEEKLLAAEEVATKAEGDVASLNRRIQLVEEELDRAQERLATALTKLEEAEKAADESERGMKVIENRNMKDEEKMEMQDVQLKEAKNIAEEADRKYEEVARKLVVIESDLERTEERAELSESKCSELEEESKTVTNNLKSLEAQAEKYTQKEDKYEEEIKVLTDKLKEAETRAEFAERSVAKLEKTIDDLEEKLSHAKEENLDMHQMLDQTLMELNDL; via the exons ATGGAGGCCATTAAGAAGAAGATGCAGATGCTCAAGCTCGACAAGGAGAATGCCTTGGACAGAGCTGAGCAGTCTGAGTCAGACAAGAAAGCAGCAGAAGACAGAACCAAACAG TTAGACGACGAATTAAGagagttggaaaaaaaattgcGTCTTACTGAAGACGAAAGAGATAAAGTGTTTGAGGAGTTCCAAACTGCTGAAGAAAAGCTGCTGGCCGCTGAGGAGGTCGCCACCAAG GCTGAGGGAGATGTCGCTTCCCTTAACAGACGTATCCAGCTGGTTGAGGAGGAGTTGGATCGTGCTCAGGAGCGTCTGGCCACTGCCCTGACCAAGCTGGAGGAGGCTGAGAAGGCTGCTGATGAGAGTGAGAG AGGCATGAAGGTCATAGAGAACAGGAACATGAAGGACGAGGAGAAGATGGAGATGCAAGACGTCCAGCTGAAGGAGGCCAAGAACATCGCTGAGGAGGCTGACCGCAAATATGAGGAG GTGGCTCGTAAGCTGGTCGTCATTGAGAGTGACCTGGAGCGTACAGAGGAGCGCGCTGAGCTGTCAGAAAG CAAATGCTCTGAGCTTGAGGAGGAGTCGAAAACCGTGACCAACAACCTGAAGTCACTGGAGGCCCAGGCTGAGAAG TacacacagaaggaggacaAATATGAGGAGGAGATCAAGGTCCTCACTGACAAGCTGAAGGAG GCTGAGACTCGTGCTGAGTTCGCTGAGAGATCAGTAGCTAAGCTTGAGAAGACCATTGATGACTTGGAAG AGAAACTGTCACATGCTAAAGAAGAGAACCTCGATATGCACCAGATGCTGGACCAGACTCTAATGGAACTGAATGATTTGTGA
- the LOC137183049 gene encoding tropomyosin alpha-1 chain-like isoform X3 translates to MEAIKKKMQMLKLDKENALDRAEQSESDKKAAEDRTKQLDDELRELEKKLRLTEDERDKVFEEFQTAEEKLLAAEEVATKAEGDVASLNRRIQLVEEELDRAQERLATALTKLEEAEKAADESERGMKVIENRNMKDEEKMEMQDVQLKEAKNIAEEADRKYEEVARKLVVIESDLERTEERAELSESKCSELEEESKTVTNNLKSLEAQAEKYTQKEDKYEEEIKVLTDKLKEAETRAEFAERSVAKLEKTIDDLEDELYAQKQKFKSISEELDHALNDMTSI, encoded by the exons ATGGAGGCCATTAAGAAGAAGATGCAGATGCTCAAGCTCGACAAGGAGAATGCCTTGGACAGAGCTGAGCAGTCTGAGTCAGACAAGAAAGCAGCAGAAGACAGAACCAAACAG TTAGACGACGAATTAAGagagttggaaaaaaaattgcGTCTTACTGAAGACGAAAGAGATAAAGTGTTTGAGGAGTTCCAAACTGCTGAAGAAAAGCTGCTGGCCGCTGAGGAGGTCGCCACCAAG GCTGAGGGAGATGTCGCTTCCCTTAACAGACGTATCCAGCTGGTTGAGGAGGAGTTGGATCGTGCTCAGGAGCGTCTGGCCACTGCCCTGACCAAGCTGGAGGAGGCTGAGAAGGCTGCTGATGAGAGTGAGAG AGGCATGAAGGTCATAGAGAACAGGAACATGAAGGACGAGGAGAAGATGGAGATGCAAGACGTCCAGCTGAAGGAGGCCAAGAACATCGCTGAGGAGGCTGACCGCAAATATGAGGAG GTGGCTCGTAAGCTGGTCGTCATTGAGAGTGACCTGGAGCGTACAGAGGAGCGCGCTGAGCTGTCAGAAAG CAAATGCTCTGAGCTTGAGGAGGAGTCGAAAACCGTGACCAACAACCTGAAGTCACTGGAGGCCCAGGCTGAGAAG TacacacagaaggaggacaAATATGAGGAGGAGATCAAGGTCCTCACTGACAAGCTGAAGGAG GCTGAGACTCGTGCTGAGTTCGCTGAGAGATCAGTAGCTAAGCTTGAGAAGACCATTGATGACTTGGAAG ATGAGTTGTATGCCCAGAAACAGAAGTTTAAGTCCATCAGCGAGGAGCTGGACCACGCCCTCAACGACATGACTTCCAT ATAA
- the LOC137183049 gene encoding tropomyosin alpha-1 chain-like isoform X1, giving the protein MEAIKKKMQMLKLDKENALDRAEQSESDKKAAEDRTKQLEDDLVAMQKRLKGTEDELEKYSGNLKDAQEKLEVAEKSATDAEGDVASLNRRIQLVEEELDRAQERLATALTKLEEAEKAADESERGMKVIENRNMKDEEKMEMQDVQLKEAKNIAEEADRKYEEVARKLVVIESDLERTEERAELSESKCSELEEESKTVTNNLKSLEAQAEKYTQKEDKYEEEIKVLTDKLKEAETRAEFAERSVAKLEKTIDDLEDELYAQKQKFKSISEELDHALNDMTSI; this is encoded by the exons ATGGAGGCCATTAAGAAGAAGATGCAGATGCTCAAGCTCGACAAGGAGAATGCCTTGGACAGAGCTGAGCAGTCTGAGTCAGACAAGAAAGCAGCAGAAGACAGAACCAAACAG CTTGAGGATGATTTGGTTGCTATGCAGAAGAGGCTGAAGGGAACTGAGGATGAGTTGGAGAAGTACTCTGGTAATCTTAAGGATGCCCAGGAGAAACTTGAGGTGGCTGAGAAGAGTGCCACCGAT GCTGAGGGAGATGTCGCTTCCCTTAACAGACGTATCCAGCTGGTTGAGGAGGAGTTGGATCGTGCTCAGGAGCGTCTGGCCACTGCCCTGACCAAGCTGGAGGAGGCTGAGAAGGCTGCTGATGAGAGTGAGAG AGGCATGAAGGTCATAGAGAACAGGAACATGAAGGACGAGGAGAAGATGGAGATGCAAGACGTCCAGCTGAAGGAGGCCAAGAACATCGCTGAGGAGGCTGACCGCAAATATGAGGAG GTGGCTCGTAAGCTGGTCGTCATTGAGAGTGACCTGGAGCGTACAGAGGAGCGCGCTGAGCTGTCAGAAAG CAAATGCTCTGAGCTTGAGGAGGAGTCGAAAACCGTGACCAACAACCTGAAGTCACTGGAGGCCCAGGCTGAGAAG TacacacagaaggaggacaAATATGAGGAGGAGATCAAGGTCCTCACTGACAAGCTGAAGGAG GCTGAGACTCGTGCTGAGTTCGCTGAGAGATCAGTAGCTAAGCTTGAGAAGACCATTGATGACTTGGAAG ATGAGTTGTATGCCCAGAAACAGAAGTTTAAGTCCATCAGCGAGGAGCTGGACCACGCCCTCAACGACATGACTTCCAT ATAA